The following are encoded in a window of Mycobacterium sp. ELW1 genomic DNA:
- a CDS encoding Gfo/Idh/MocA family oxidoreductase, translating to MTTLGVIGLGRIGAFHTDTLSQLDGIDGLVVTDERPDVVAQVATKYGVRSVDSVDALLSSGIDGVVVAAATPAHAELTLAAAERGLPTFCEKPVASTAAESARVAEAIMRAGVPVQIGYQRRFDTAFAAAKAAVDRGALGTVHTVRSTTMDPAPPPMDYIAGSGGIFRDCAVHDFDTVRWITGQEAVEVYATGTAQGDPLFAEYGDVDTAAVVVRFDGGALGVISNARYNGRGYDCRLEVHGFNDTVVAGWDQGVPVRNADPHNDFPTGQPHHFFMDRFTEAFRTELSGFVDVVKGAPVRGATVADAVEVAWIAEAATESLRRGAPVRIEEVRQ from the coding sequence ATGACCACCCTCGGCGTGATCGGCCTCGGCCGAATCGGGGCCTTCCACACCGACACATTGAGCCAACTCGACGGGATCGACGGCCTCGTCGTCACCGACGAGCGTCCCGATGTCGTCGCTCAGGTGGCGACGAAATACGGTGTGCGATCCGTTGATTCGGTCGACGCGCTGCTGTCGTCGGGTATCGACGGGGTTGTGGTCGCCGCCGCCACCCCGGCGCACGCCGAACTGACGCTGGCTGCCGCCGAACGCGGGCTGCCGACGTTCTGCGAGAAACCGGTGGCCTCCACCGCAGCCGAGAGCGCCAGGGTCGCCGAGGCCATCATGCGGGCCGGCGTTCCGGTGCAGATCGGCTATCAGCGGCGCTTCGACACCGCATTCGCAGCCGCCAAGGCCGCGGTGGACCGCGGTGCGCTGGGCACGGTGCACACCGTCCGCAGCACCACGATGGATCCGGCTCCCCCGCCAATGGACTACATCGCCGGTTCGGGCGGCATCTTCCGCGATTGCGCGGTCCACGATTTCGACACCGTTCGCTGGATCACCGGCCAGGAAGCCGTTGAGGTCTACGCCACCGGCACCGCGCAAGGCGACCCGCTGTTCGCCGAATACGGTGACGTCGACACGGCGGCCGTGGTGGTCCGGTTCGACGGAGGCGCGCTCGGCGTCATCTCCAACGCCCGGTACAACGGCCGCGGCTATGACTGCCGGCTGGAGGTGCACGGGTTCAACGACACCGTCGTCGCCGGCTGGGATCAGGGTGTACCGGTACGGAATGCCGATCCCCACAACGACTTTCCGACCGGACAGCCGCACCACTTCTTCATGGACCGCTTCACCGAGGCGTTCCGCACCGAATTGAGCGGCTTCGTCGACGTCGTCAAGGGCGCACCGGTGCGCGGTGCCACCGTGGCCGACGCCGTCGAGGTCGCCTGGATCGCCGAAGCCGCCACCGAATCGCTGCGCCGCGGCGCACCGGTCCGCATCGAGGAGGTCCGCCAGTGA
- a CDS encoding IS481 family transposase has product MVHRNAPLSETGRLRLARCVVEDGWTLRRAAERFQVAVTTAARWARRYRELGEAGMADRSSRPHHSPNQTPTRTERRIIKVRVLRRWGPARIAYLLGLNVSTVHNVLRRYGLAKLRWLDRPTGRVIRRMESASPGDLVHVDVKKVGKIPAGGGWRMLGRSAGNHHSRKDRSIGTGSDRSGRRGYHFLHTAIDAHSRLAYSELLIDERKDTAADFWQRANEWFNACGFTVRKVLTDNGSCYRSHSFRDALGQIEHRRTKPYRPQTNGKVERFHRTLADEWAYARLYTSDAERCAEFPRWLHTYNHHRGHTALGGQPPATRVPNLSGQYS; this is encoded by the coding sequence ATGGTCCACCGTAATGCCCCCTTGTCCGAAACCGGTCGTCTGCGGCTGGCACGTTGCGTTGTCGAGGATGGCTGGACGCTGCGACGGGCGGCCGAGCGGTTCCAGGTTGCGGTCACTACCGCTGCGCGCTGGGCCCGCCGCTACCGCGAACTAGGCGAAGCCGGCATGGCCGACCGCAGCTCACGCCCACATCACAGCCCTAATCAAACCCCCACACGCACCGAGCGGCGCATCATTAAAGTCCGAGTACTTCGACGTTGGGGACCGGCTCGCATTGCTTATCTGCTGGGACTGAATGTCTCGACTGTCCACAACGTGTTGAGGCGCTACGGCCTAGCCAAGCTGCGGTGGCTGGACCGGCCCACCGGGCGAGTTATCCGGCGGATGGAGTCAGCCAGCCCCGGCGACCTGGTGCATGTCGATGTCAAGAAGGTAGGCAAGATCCCGGCTGGCGGCGGATGGCGCATGTTGGGCCGCAGCGCAGGAAATCATCACTCCCGCAAGGACAGAAGCATAGGAACTGGCAGCGACCGTTCCGGGCGGCGTGGTTATCACTTCTTGCACACCGCCATCGACGCTCACTCCCGGCTGGCCTACTCCGAACTGCTAATCGACGAACGCAAAGACACAGCTGCTGACTTCTGGCAAAGGGCTAACGAATGGTTCAACGCATGCGGCTTCACCGTACGGAAAGTGTTGACAGACAACGGCTCCTGTTACCGATCCCACTCATTCCGAGATGCACTCGGGCAGATCGAACATCGTCGAACCAAACCCTATCGACCCCAGACGAACGGCAAGGTGGAGCGATTCCACCGAACCCTTGCCGATGAATGGGCATATGCGCGGCTCTACACCAGCGACGCCGAACGGTGCGCGGAGTTCCCTCGCTGGCTGCATACCTACAATCACCATCGCGGCCACACCGCACTCGGCGGCCAACCACCCGCCACCCGCGTACCTAACCTCTCAGGTCAGTACAGCTAG
- a CDS encoding TIM barrel protein — translation MSDFDLAVCAEMVFTDLPIVERVRRIHDLGFAVEIWSWHDKDLTALAATGARFSSMTGYLHGDLIDPARADEVVQTAELSIKAAETLGVPRLNLHTAELVDGQAARPRQRARGQMWLTAQRTLERIGDLGGAAGVTFCVENLNTIVDHPGVPLARAKDTLALVEGVGHPNVKMMLDLYHAQIGEGNLVELVRRCGSAIGEIQVADVPGRCEPGTGEIHYPAIATALRDMGYRGTIGLEAWAAGDSAEALAAFRAAFS, via the coding sequence GTGAGTGACTTTGACCTGGCGGTATGCGCCGAGATGGTGTTTACCGACCTGCCGATCGTCGAGCGGGTGCGCCGCATCCACGATCTCGGCTTCGCGGTGGAGATCTGGAGTTGGCACGACAAGGACCTCACGGCACTTGCCGCAACCGGCGCGCGGTTCTCGTCGATGACCGGGTACCTGCACGGCGACCTGATCGACCCGGCCCGCGCCGACGAGGTGGTGCAGACCGCCGAGCTGAGCATCAAAGCCGCTGAGACGCTGGGCGTGCCGCGGTTGAACCTGCATACCGCAGAACTCGTCGACGGTCAGGCCGCCCGGCCACGGCAGCGGGCCCGCGGGCAGATGTGGCTGACCGCGCAGCGCACGCTGGAGCGGATCGGTGACCTCGGCGGCGCCGCGGGCGTGACGTTCTGTGTGGAGAACCTGAACACGATCGTCGATCACCCCGGTGTCCCCCTGGCCCGCGCCAAGGACACTCTCGCACTGGTCGAGGGAGTCGGCCACCCGAACGTCAAGATGATGCTCGACCTCTACCACGCCCAGATCGGCGAGGGGAATCTTGTTGAACTGGTCCGCCGGTGCGGCTCCGCGATCGGCGAGATCCAAGTGGCCGACGTACCCGGCCGATGCGAGCCGGGCACCGGCGAGATCCACTACCCCGCGATTGCAACGGCACTGCGCGACATGGGTTATCGCGGCACGATCGGCCTGGAGGCGTGGGCAGCCGGTGACAGTGCGGAGGCGCTGGCGGCGTTCCGCGCCGCCTTCTCCTGA
- a CDS encoding ABC transporter permease: MSTQSDVAPTHKVVHDERVKERNRLQRLLIRPEMGAGIGAIGIFVFFLIVADPFRQASSLATVLYASSTIGIMACGVAVLMIGGEFDLSTGVAVTFSSLAASMLSYNLHLNLWAGAGLALILALGVGFLNGFLVMKTKIPSFLITLSTFFMLAGINLAVTKLLAGQVATQSVNDMQGWDSAQKVFASSFTLFGVSIRITVVWWLVFTAVATWVLFKTKIGNWIFAVGGDAESARAVGVPVTKVKIGLFMFVGFCAWFVGMHLLFAFNTVQSGQGIGNEFFYIIAAVIGGCLLTGGYGTAVGAAIGAFIFGMTNQGIVYAGWNPDWFKFFLGAMLLFAVIANNAFRNYAAKR; encoded by the coding sequence ATGAGCACTCAGTCTGACGTTGCGCCGACGCACAAGGTCGTTCACGACGAACGGGTCAAGGAACGGAACCGGCTGCAGCGACTGCTGATTCGGCCCGAGATGGGCGCGGGCATCGGCGCCATCGGGATCTTCGTCTTCTTCCTCATCGTGGCCGACCCGTTCCGGCAGGCCTCGTCACTGGCCACCGTCCTCTATGCCAGCTCGACCATCGGGATCATGGCCTGCGGCGTCGCTGTACTGATGATCGGCGGCGAGTTCGACCTGTCGACGGGCGTCGCGGTGACGTTCAGCTCGCTGGCGGCATCGATGCTGTCCTACAACCTGCACCTCAACCTGTGGGCGGGTGCCGGTCTCGCGCTGATCCTGGCGCTGGGTGTCGGGTTCTTGAACGGCTTCCTGGTGATGAAGACCAAGATCCCGTCCTTCCTCATCACACTGAGCACCTTCTTCATGCTCGCCGGTATCAACCTCGCCGTCACCAAACTCCTTGCCGGACAGGTCGCCACGCAGAGCGTGAACGACATGCAGGGCTGGGACTCGGCACAGAAGGTGTTCGCGTCGTCGTTCACCCTGTTCGGCGTGAGCATCCGCATCACCGTGGTGTGGTGGCTGGTGTTCACCGCCGTCGCCACCTGGGTGTTGTTCAAGACCAAGATCGGCAACTGGATCTTCGCCGTCGGCGGTGACGCCGAAAGCGCTCGCGCAGTGGGTGTTCCGGTGACCAAGGTCAAGATCGGGTTGTTCATGTTCGTCGGCTTCTGCGCCTGGTTCGTGGGCATGCACCTGCTTTTCGCGTTCAACACGGTGCAGTCCGGGCAGGGCATCGGCAACGAGTTCTTCTACATCATCGCCGCGGTGATCGGTGGCTGCCTGCTGACCGGTGGTTACGGCACCGCCGTCGGAGCCGCCATCGGTGCGTTCATCTTCGGCATGACGAATCAGGGCATCGTCTACGCGGGCTGGAACCCCGACTGGTTCAAGTTTTTCCTCGGCGCGATGCTGCTGTTCGCAGTGATCGCCAACAACGCCTTCCGTAATTACGCCGCCAAGAGGTGA
- a CDS encoding sugar phosphate isomerase/epimerase: MKIAGAPISWGVCEVPGWGYQLDPERVLSEMGRAGLSATELGPEGFLPADPGELTALLGRHGLSCVGSFAPVVLHDADHDPVPDVAGVLESIVACGASMLVLAAATGTDGYDSRPDLDDEQWSTLLANLDRLAAAAAERGVTAVLHPHVGTMVEKGDEVARVLAGSSISLCLDTGHLLIGGTDPLRLARTVPGRIAHTHLKDVDAALAARVQSGELTYTDAVSQGMYTPLGTGDVDIAGIVAALRDNGFDGWFVLEQDTILDGEPQGQGPLRDVLASVAYLQRISGGVPA, from the coding sequence GTGAAGATCGCCGGAGCCCCCATCTCCTGGGGTGTGTGCGAAGTGCCCGGCTGGGGTTATCAACTCGATCCCGAGCGGGTGCTGTCCGAAATGGGACGCGCCGGACTGTCGGCCACCGAGCTCGGCCCGGAAGGTTTCCTGCCCGCCGACCCCGGCGAGTTGACCGCGCTGCTGGGCCGTCACGGCCTGAGCTGTGTCGGCAGCTTCGCACCAGTGGTGCTGCACGACGCTGACCACGATCCGGTTCCCGATGTCGCCGGCGTGCTGGAATCCATTGTGGCGTGCGGTGCTTCGATGCTGGTGCTCGCCGCCGCCACCGGTACCGACGGGTATGACTCCCGGCCCGATCTGGACGACGAACAGTGGTCGACGTTGCTCGCCAACCTCGACCGGCTGGCCGCCGCCGCCGCCGAGCGCGGTGTCACCGCCGTGCTGCACCCGCACGTCGGCACGATGGTCGAGAAGGGCGACGAGGTGGCCCGGGTACTGGCCGGGTCGTCGATCTCGCTGTGCCTGGACACCGGGCACCTGTTGATCGGTGGCACCGACCCGCTGCGGCTGGCCCGCACGGTGCCGGGGCGCATTGCGCACACCCACCTCAAGGACGTCGACGCGGCGCTGGCCGCCCGCGTGCAGTCCGGCGAGCTGACCTACACCGACGCGGTGTCCCAGGGCATGTACACCCCGCTGGGCACCGGCGACGTCGATATCGCGGGCATCGTTGCCGCATTGCGGGACAACGGGTTCGACGGCTGGTTCGTCCTGGAACAGGACACCATCCTCGACGGCGAGCCGCAGGGCCAGGGCCCCCTGCGGGACGTACTGGCCAGCGTTGCCTACCTCCAGCGGATCTCTGGCGGCGTGCCGGCGTGA
- a CDS encoding nitroreductase family deazaflavin-dependent oxidoreductase, with protein sequence MPQRFPDGHWGREDISPLFKPVLAFASTAVGSRVIRALVPFDRRVLRATKGKYTLFGPTSMPELLLTTTGRKSGQPRLSALSYLRDGERLLVLGSNFGQQHHPAWSLNLLANPEATVAINGIEVPVTATLVTGPERDAGLARFLAYPMYQAYRTRTDRELRLFALTPR encoded by the coding sequence ATGCCGCAACGCTTTCCTGACGGTCACTGGGGCCGAGAAGACATCTCGCCGCTGTTCAAGCCGGTACTCGCCTTTGCCTCGACGGCAGTGGGTTCGCGTGTCATCAGGGCACTCGTGCCCTTTGATCGTCGCGTGCTGCGGGCGACCAAGGGCAAATACACCTTGTTCGGCCCCACCTCGATGCCCGAACTGCTGTTGACCACGACCGGCCGCAAGTCCGGTCAGCCGCGGTTGTCGGCGTTGAGCTACCTGCGCGACGGCGAGCGCCTGCTGGTTCTCGGCAGCAACTTCGGCCAGCAGCATCACCCGGCCTGGAGCCTGAACCTGCTGGCCAACCCGGAGGCCACCGTCGCCATCAACGGCATCGAGGTCCCTGTGACGGCCACCTTGGTGACCGGACCCGAGCGCGACGCCGGCCTCGCGCGCTTCCTGGCCTACCCGATGTATCAGGCCTACCGCACCCGGACCGACCGGGAGCTGCGGCTGTTCGCGCTGACGCCGCGCTAG
- a CDS encoding phytanoyl-CoA dioxygenase family protein → MADVRAETQPWLTARAYQLGELVSLTERETDLSAYPHAAEVRQNVLVYSAAEMTRADRRALQAELITALAEGPGVVVFSGAFSAAVVDAASAAFTALIADQRRTGGVAGDHFGAAGANDRVWNAAQKLALHSPEAYADYYANDLLALVCQAWLGPRYQLTSQVNVVNPGGAAQVPHRDYHLGFIAPGQLTDYPAHVHRLSPMLTLQGAVAHTAMPRESGPTMLLPYSQLFEGGYVAFNSPEFIDYFAAHHVQIPLSKGDAVFFNPALYHGAGANTSVAVRRMANLLQISSPFGRAMEALDRTAMVRAVYPALRAMKAAGRPAAELLNTVVATAEGYPFPTNLDLDQPIGSLAPPSQVDVVLAALADDLSPEALDVALRDQNERRIP, encoded by the coding sequence ATGGCCGATGTGCGGGCGGAAACTCAACCGTGGTTGACGGCGCGGGCTTACCAACTCGGCGAGTTGGTAAGCCTGACCGAGCGGGAGACCGATCTCTCGGCGTACCCGCATGCCGCCGAGGTCCGGCAGAACGTCCTCGTGTACTCCGCCGCGGAGATGACCCGCGCCGACCGGCGGGCCCTGCAGGCCGAACTCATCACCGCGCTGGCCGAAGGTCCCGGCGTCGTCGTGTTCAGCGGCGCCTTCTCGGCCGCGGTCGTCGACGCCGCCAGCGCGGCGTTCACGGCCCTGATCGCCGATCAGCGCCGCACCGGCGGCGTGGCCGGAGACCACTTCGGTGCCGCGGGCGCCAACGACCGGGTGTGGAACGCCGCCCAGAAGCTGGCACTGCACTCCCCCGAGGCCTATGCCGACTACTACGCCAACGACCTGCTGGCCCTGGTCTGCCAGGCTTGGCTCGGGCCGCGATACCAGCTCACCTCTCAGGTCAACGTCGTGAATCCCGGTGGTGCGGCACAGGTTCCGCACCGCGACTACCATCTCGGATTCATCGCGCCCGGCCAGCTCACCGACTATCCGGCGCATGTACACCGGCTGTCGCCGATGCTGACGCTGCAGGGAGCAGTCGCCCACACCGCGATGCCGCGCGAGAGCGGGCCGACCATGCTGCTGCCCTACTCGCAGCTGTTCGAGGGCGGATATGTGGCATTCAATTCACCGGAGTTCATCGACTACTTCGCCGCCCATCATGTGCAGATCCCGCTGAGCAAGGGCGATGCGGTGTTCTTCAATCCGGCGCTCTATCACGGGGCGGGCGCCAACACCTCAGTCGCGGTCCGTCGGATGGCCAACCTGTTGCAGATCTCGTCGCCGTTCGGCAGGGCCATGGAAGCCCTGGACCGCACCGCGATGGTGCGTGCGGTGTACCCGGCGCTGCGCGCGATGAAGGCCGCGGGCCGACCGGCCGCGGAGCTGCTGAACACCGTGGTGGCCACCGCGGAGGGTTACCCCTTCCCCACCAACCTCGACCTCGACCAGCCGATCGGAAGTCTCGCGCCGCCAAGCCAAGTCGACGTCGTGCTCGCCGCACTGGCCGACGATCTGTCCCCCGAAGCCCTCGACGTCGCGTTGCGCGACCAGAACGAACGGAGAATCCCATGA
- a CDS encoding Gfo/Idh/MocA family oxidoreductase, with amino-acid sequence MSLRIGVLGASRIAENAIVGPARDLGHRLVVVAARDPERARQFADTYGVERVADSYADVIEDAEVDVVYNPLANGLHAPWNLAAVKAGKPVLTEKPFARNHIEAQEVADAATVAGVSMMEGFHYLFHPVTQRMFELAADGELGEIRHVEVRMAMPAPAPDDPRWSLDLAGGALMDLGCYGLHIMRQLGGRGLGRPAITAAHASQRSPGVDEWCDVELRFPSGATGCSANTMVAEAFSFTLKVVGTKGDALAHDFIKPHTDDRITIRTAAGTRVEHLGTRASYTYQLEAFAAHVLDRVPLPIGVGDAVQNMHYVDAAYRAAGMSPR; translated from the coding sequence GTGAGCCTGCGCATCGGCGTGCTCGGCGCATCCCGGATCGCCGAGAACGCGATCGTCGGGCCGGCCCGCGATCTCGGCCACCGGCTCGTGGTGGTGGCCGCCCGAGATCCGGAGCGCGCCCGCCAGTTCGCCGACACGTACGGGGTGGAGCGCGTCGCCGACAGCTACGCCGACGTGATCGAAGACGCGGAAGTCGACGTGGTCTACAACCCGTTGGCCAACGGGCTGCACGCCCCGTGGAACCTGGCGGCGGTCAAGGCCGGCAAACCAGTGCTGACCGAGAAGCCGTTCGCGCGCAACCACATCGAGGCACAGGAAGTCGCCGACGCCGCCACCGTTGCCGGGGTGAGCATGATGGAAGGCTTCCATTATCTGTTCCATCCCGTGACTCAGCGGATGTTCGAGCTGGCAGCCGACGGTGAGCTCGGCGAGATTCGGCACGTGGAGGTCCGGATGGCGATGCCGGCGCCGGCGCCCGACGACCCGCGCTGGTCGCTGGATCTGGCCGGCGGGGCGCTGATGGACCTCGGCTGCTACGGCCTGCACATCATGCGCCAGCTCGGCGGCCGCGGCCTGGGCCGTCCGGCGATCACCGCCGCCCACGCCTCCCAACGCAGCCCGGGCGTCGACGAATGGTGCGACGTCGAACTGCGCTTCCCGTCCGGAGCCACCGGCTGCAGTGCCAACACCATGGTGGCCGAGGCCTTTTCGTTCACCCTCAAGGTCGTCGGCACCAAGGGAGATGCGCTGGCGCACGACTTCATCAAGCCGCACACCGATGATCGGATCACCATCCGCACGGCGGCCGGAACGCGGGTGGAGCACCTGGGTACCCGCGCGTCCTACACCTACCAACTCGAGGCGTTCGCCGCCCACGTCCTGGATCGCGTACCGCTGCCGATCGGCGTCGGCGATGCCGTGCAGAACATGCATTACGTAGATGCGGCCTACCGCGCGGCGGGCATGTCACCACGCTGA
- a CDS encoding ATP-binding cassette domain-containing protein, protein MTATMDRPTEEAPSGGKVPLVEMKNVGKTYGNITALKDISLRVHAGEVTGILGDNGAGKSTLIKIIAGLHQPTDGELLVDGEPTKFTSPADALGKGIATVYQNLAVVPLMPVWRNFFLGQEIRKKSFPWSLDANAMRATTLTELAKMGIELPDVDVPIGSLSGGQRQCVAIARAVFFGARVLILDEPTAALGVKQSGVVLKYITAAKEAGFGVVFITHNPHHAHMVGDHFVLLNRGRQKLDCSYDEITLEHLTQQMAGGDELEALSHELGR, encoded by the coding sequence GTGACTGCGACCATGGATCGACCCACCGAAGAAGCCCCGTCCGGCGGCAAAGTGCCACTCGTCGAGATGAAGAACGTCGGCAAGACCTACGGCAACATCACCGCGCTCAAAGACATCTCGCTGCGAGTGCATGCCGGTGAGGTGACCGGCATCCTCGGCGACAACGGCGCGGGCAAGTCGACGCTCATCAAGATCATCGCCGGATTGCATCAGCCGACCGACGGTGAGCTGCTGGTCGACGGCGAACCGACGAAGTTCACCTCGCCCGCCGACGCACTCGGCAAGGGCATCGCCACGGTGTACCAGAACCTCGCCGTCGTTCCGTTGATGCCGGTGTGGCGAAACTTCTTCCTGGGTCAGGAAATTCGTAAGAAGTCCTTCCCATGGTCGCTGGACGCCAACGCGATGCGGGCCACCACGTTGACCGAGTTGGCGAAGATGGGTATCGAGCTGCCCGACGTCGACGTGCCGATCGGTTCGCTGTCCGGTGGGCAGCGCCAGTGTGTCGCGATCGCCCGGGCGGTGTTCTTCGGGGCGCGGGTGCTGATCCTCGACGAGCCGACCGCCGCGCTCGGCGTCAAGCAATCCGGGGTGGTGCTCAAGTACATCACCGCCGCCAAAGAGGCCGGCTTCGGCGTCGTGTTCATCACCCACAACCCGCACCACGCGCACATGGTCGGCGATCATTTCGTGCTGCTCAACCGCGGCCGCCAGAAGCTCGACTGCAGCTACGACGAGATCACCCTGGAGCACCTGACCCAGCAGATGGCCGGTGGCGACGAGCTCGAGGCGCTGTCCCACGAGCTGGGCCGCTGA
- a CDS encoding LacI family DNA-binding transcriptional regulator, giving the protein MAHRFKVREIAQQSGLSEATVDRVLNDRPGVRAATRAEVLHAIEDLEKQRSQLRLNGRRFLLDVVMQTPQRFSDAFRSAVEAELPAFAPAMLRARFHLWESGSTDQMVDTLARIKGSHGIVLKAQDEPEVAEAVDRLVATGVPVVTYTTDIPASARCAYVGIDNHGAGTTAAYLMDQWLGDTPADVLITLSRTVFRGEAEREVGFRTALRRSGRGIVEVGDSDGIDATIERLVVDALERHPDVAAVYSVGGGNTATVAAFDKLRRVCRVFIAHDLDADNRRLLREGRISAVLHNDLRADARLAMRLILQQHRALPGEPARPVPIQVITPYNLPA; this is encoded by the coding sequence ATGGCGCACCGCTTCAAAGTCCGCGAGATCGCCCAACAGTCCGGACTGTCCGAAGCCACCGTCGACCGGGTGCTCAACGACCGACCCGGTGTCCGGGCGGCCACCCGCGCCGAGGTGCTGCATGCAATCGAGGATCTGGAGAAACAGCGATCCCAATTGCGGCTCAACGGTCGTCGCTTCCTGCTCGACGTGGTGATGCAGACACCGCAGCGGTTCTCCGACGCCTTCCGCTCCGCGGTCGAAGCCGAACTGCCCGCATTCGCACCCGCGATGCTGCGCGCGCGGTTTCACCTGTGGGAGTCCGGGTCGACAGATCAGATGGTGGACACACTCGCCCGGATCAAGGGCAGCCACGGCATTGTGCTGAAGGCGCAGGACGAACCCGAGGTGGCCGAGGCTGTCGACCGTCTGGTGGCCACCGGCGTCCCGGTGGTGACCTACACGACCGACATCCCGGCCAGTGCGCGCTGCGCGTACGTCGGCATCGATAACCACGGAGCCGGGACCACCGCGGCTTATCTGATGGATCAGTGGCTGGGTGACACGCCGGCAGACGTACTGATCACGTTGAGCCGCACAGTGTTCCGAGGCGAGGCCGAGCGTGAGGTCGGCTTCCGGACCGCGCTGCGCAGATCCGGCCGCGGCATCGTCGAGGTCGGTGACAGCGACGGTATCGACGCGACCATCGAACGTCTGGTGGTCGACGCACTCGAGCGCCACCCCGACGTCGCCGCCGTCTACTCCGTCGGCGGTGGCAACACCGCGACGGTGGCGGCGTTCGACAAGCTGCGACGAGTCTGCAGAGTTTTCATCGCTCATGACCTCGACGCGGACAACCGGCGGCTGCTGCGGGAGGGCCGCATCTCGGCGGTACTGCACAACGATCTGCGTGCCGACGCCCGGCTCGCGATGCGGCTGATCCTGCAGCAGCACCGGGCGTTGCCCGGCGAGCCCGCACGCCCCGTCCCGATCCAGGTGATCACCCCGTACAACCTGCCTGCCTGA
- a CDS encoding substrate-binding domain-containing protein, which produces MKFNRLAAVAGVSALVIGLAACSATGGKPRDNGSGSGGGTVDTPRMTIAMITHEAPGDSFWDLVRKGAETAAKKDNIELRYSSDPEAPNQANLVQSAIDSGVKGIAVTLAKPDAMKAAVQSAGSKGIPVVAFNAGLDAWQAMGVKEYFGQDGYIAGQEAGKRLQSDGAKKVVCVIQEQGHVDLEARCAGVKNTFPATEVLNVNGKDMPSVESTITAKLQQDAGIDTILTLGAPFALTAVQSVANAGSKAKVATFDTNAALVDAIKNGSVQWAVDQQPFLQGYLAVDSLWLYLSNGNVIGGNQPTLTGPSFIDKSNIDAVAEYAKNGKR; this is translated from the coding sequence ATGAAGTTCAATCGGCTGGCGGCCGTGGCAGGCGTGAGCGCGCTGGTGATCGGTCTGGCTGCCTGCTCCGCGACCGGAGGCAAACCGCGGGACAACGGCAGCGGTTCGGGCGGCGGCACCGTCGACACGCCACGCATGACCATCGCGATGATCACCCATGAGGCGCCCGGCGACTCGTTCTGGGACTTGGTCCGCAAGGGCGCCGAGACCGCAGCCAAGAAGGACAACATCGAGCTTCGCTACTCCAGCGATCCCGAAGCGCCGAACCAGGCGAACCTCGTCCAGAGCGCGATCGACAGTGGCGTCAAGGGTATTGCTGTGACGCTGGCCAAACCTGACGCGATGAAGGCTGCCGTGCAAAGCGCCGGCTCCAAGGGCATCCCCGTGGTCGCGTTCAACGCCGGCCTGGACGCCTGGCAGGCGATGGGCGTCAAGGAGTACTTCGGACAGGACGGCTACATCGCCGGTCAGGAAGCCGGTAAGCGCTTGCAGTCAGACGGCGCCAAGAAGGTCGTCTGCGTCATCCAGGAACAAGGTCACGTCGACCTCGAGGCCCGCTGCGCCGGCGTGAAGAACACGTTCCCGGCCACGGAAGTTCTCAACGTCAACGGTAAAGACATGCCGTCGGTGGAATCAACGATCACCGCCAAGCTTCAACAGGATGCGGGGATCGACACGATTCTGACGCTCGGGGCCCCCTTCGCGCTGACCGCCGTCCAATCGGTGGCGAATGCGGGCAGCAAGGCCAAGGTCGCCACCTTCGACACCAACGCCGCACTGGTCGACGCCATCAAGAACGGAAGCGTGCAATGGGCCGTTGACCAGCAGCCGTTCCTGCAGGGATACCTCGCGGTCGATTCGCTGTGGCTCTATCTCAGCAACGGCAACGTGATCGGCGGAAACCAGCCGACGCTGACCGGCCCGTCGTTCATCGACAAGTCGAACATCGACGCAGTCGCCGAATACGCCAAGAACGGAAAGCGCTGA